From the genome of Thermosynechococcus sp. NK55a:
TGTGGGGCTGTACCCGCTGTTTTAATTGCAATACGGTGTGCCCTGTGGGCGTGCAACCCCTTGATCGCATTAGTGAGATCAAGCAGGCGATCCTCGCAGGCTCAACCCCAGCATCCCGCAATCAAGACCGTCCTTTGCGTCATCGTCAAGTGCTCTTGGAATTGGTGAAAAGAGGCGGCTGGGTGGATGAGCGGCAATTTGGCCTCCGGGTGGTGGGCAATGGTCTGCGGGATGTCGTTGGAGTTATGAGCCTTATCCCTTTAGGGTGGCGGTTATTGCGGCGCGGCAAGTTTCCGCTGCGGTTTGAAAAGTCTGCCGGTCAAGCACAAATCAAGGCGGTCATCACAGCCTTACAGCAGAAACAAACCTATCCTAAAATAAAAGACCCAAAAAGGGGATGAAATGCTCAGGACCCTATGCCAATCTAAAGAAGTGGTTTTGCATTCCTAACACCATGAGTGAACCGACGCCCGATGATTTGACCCCCCAATTTGGCTGGTCGCGCTATGCAGAGCTGATCAATGGCCGCTTTGCGATGATTGGCTTTATCGCCCTGCTCGTGCTCGAGTGGGTGACTGGTCAAGATTTCTTTACGTGGCTGGGCTTGCGATAGGTTGTGACGGCAACACTGCGCCTAGAGGGAGTCACGCGACGATTTGCGCCGGGGGTGGAGATCGGCCCCCTATCTTTAACGGTACCGGCAGGGGAGTTTTGGGTGATTGTTGGGCCTTCTGGTTGTGGTAAATCCACCCTATTGCGGCTCATTGCCGGCTTGGAGCAACCCACTAGCGGCGACATCTATATTGGGGAGACCTGTGTCAATGGCCGCAGTGGGCGCGATCGCGATGTGGCCATGGTCTTTCAGAACTATGCCCTCTATCCCCACATGACCGTGGCCGAAAACCTTGGCTTTGGTCTGAAAATGCGCGGTGTTGATCCGACAACACGGCAGCAGCGAGTACTGCAAGTGGCAAAGCTACTGGGGATCGAGTCCCTGTTGCAGCGTAAACCACGTCAACTTTCTGGTGGTCAGCAGCAGCGGGTGGCCCTAGGACGAGCCTTGGCGCGATCGCCCCAAGTGTTTTTGCTCGATGAACCCCTCTCTAACCTCGATGCTCAATTGCGGGAGCAAACCCGTGCTGAACTGAAACAATTGCATCAACAACTGGGCATTACCACCCTCTACGTCACCCACGATCAGGTGGAGGCCATGACCCTTGGCGATCGCATCGTGGTGCTGGACCGCGGCCAAATTCAGCAAATTGGCACCCCTGCTGAGCTCTATGGCAGACCGGCTAATACAATGGTGGCGCGATTTTTTGGCACGCCACCGATGAATTTACTGCCCGCTCGCTGGGATGGCCGCCGTCTTTGGATCGCGCAGCAGTCCTTGTCCTGTCCCCATACCCCCCATTGGCCGCTGAACAATGAACAGAGCCTCACCATAGGCATTCGCCCAGAGCATTTGCATCTCGGCGAGCAGGGTTTGGGGGCGATCGCCACCCTCGTTGAACCCCTAGGCCGCGAAGCCATTGTCCGCTGTCGCCTCATGGATAGTGCTCAGGAACTGCTGTGGCTAGCCCCCAGTCACCAAATCCCTCAAAGGGGTGACCCTCTCCAGTTGCAGGTCAGCCATCTTTATCTGTTTGATTCCACGACCGGGGCGGCTCTCAATTCTAAGGCTTCCTGAAAATTCATCGGAACCCTTACCCAAGATTGGAGGGTTCGCTTAGAATACAACTAGGATTCTGTAAAATTTCGTAACTTATGCGGCCAGCCCGTCCATGACTTCGGTAACCTCTCTTTTTTCACCTGTCGAAGCGGATCTCTGTGTACTCACGGAGAACCTGAAGGCACTAATTGGAGCCCAACACGCCGTACTCTCTGCTGCCGCCGAACATCTTTTTGCCGCCAGTGGCAAGCGCATCCGACCTGCCATTGTCTTTTTGGTGTCGCGAGCCACACTCCCCGATCAGGGGATTACCCCCCGGCACTGCCGCTTGGCAGAAATTACGGAAATGATTCATACTGCCAGTCTCTTTCACGATGATGTGGTGGATCAAGCGCAACTGCGGCGCGGTGTGCCCACGGTCAACAGCGTCTTTGGCAATCGGGTGGCCATTCAAGCCGGAGACTTTCTCTTTGCCCAAGCCTCTTGGTACCTAGCGGATTTGGATAACCTGCAAGTGGTGAAGCTCCTCTCCCAAGTCATCAAGGACTTTGCTGAAGGGGAAATTCGCCAAGGCTTTAACCGCTTTGACACCAGCATTACCCTAGATGACTATCTGCTGAAAACCTACTACAAGACAGCCTCCCTCATTGCCAACAGTGCCAAGGCCGCCGCGGTTCTCAGTGAAGCGCCCCCAGAAACCATCGAAGCCATGTACACCTACGGCAAAAATTTGGGCTTGGCCTTTCAAATCGTGGATGACATCCTCGACTTCACCCGCTCAACGGCAGAACTAGGGAAACCTGCGGGCTCGGATCTGCGGGATGGCAACCTAACGGCGCCTGTCCTTTTTGCCCTACCCAAAGCCCCCTACCTGCACACCCTCATCGAGCGCGAGTTTAGTGAAGAAGGTGATCTGGAAACCGCCCTCAACCTTGTGCGCCAAAGTGGTGCGATTGAAGATGCCCGCAATTTAGCCAAGGAATATGCCCAAGCGGCTCTACCGGCGCTTGAAGTGCTTCCGCCGTCGGAACCCCGTCAGGCCCTTAGCCAATTGACGGATTATGTCCTTGAACGGCTCTACTAAGCTGACAGTGGAACAATTGCCAATTAACCAATTCCCAGCGCATAAATTTCAGGGACTGATCGAAAAGCAAAAACAAGCCCTCCTTGGGACAGTCCAAGACAGTCCAATAGGTAGTCCAATAGGTATAAGTGCGGGATCAGTAATCAATCCCCTACACTGGAGATAGGGGTTGCGTCCACCCGACTGTCCCACGATTCGTTTTTGTTTTGGGAGTGAATTTGTGGCACGAGGCGTTAAACAACGGAAACCAGTAAGTTCTCTTGGGGGTGGTCGGGGAAGTCAAAGCGTGTATCAAAAAAGCAGGGGTCAGCGATCGCATCCTTCGCCGTGGCGTACCCTAGGTTGGATTGCTGCCTTTAGTGGTGTGTCCCTGGTGTCAGCTTTTGCGGGCATGACGTTTGTTTTGATGTCACCCTTTCAGGGGACCAGCCATCGTCGGGATCTCTCTTGGCTGGAAATGATGGCACGGGGGTTCCAGTATGGCATGAGTCGGCCAGTGAACCTCTTGGTGCTGGGGGTGGATAACGTCTTGGATGCCCCCAAAGGCTCCGCGGCACGGTTCCGTGGTCGCACTGACACGATGCTGCTGACGCGGTTTAACCCTGAAAATGGCACGATTACGGTCTTGAGTATTCCCCGTGATACTCGTGTGGAAATACCCGGCTATGGTACCGGCAAAATTAACGCCGCCAATGTCTATGGGGATGTGGAGCTAACGGTGCGGGTGGTGAGTGAAACCCTCAACTATACCCCCATTGATCGCTACATTCGCATTGATACACAGGCATTTCGAGAACTGGTGGATCTGGTGGGGGGTGTTGAGGTCAATGTGCCTAAGCGGATGGTTTATACCGATCACACCCAAAAGCTCTACATTGATTTACAACCGGGGCTGCAAACCCTGAACGGGGAGCAAGCAGAGGGCTTTGTTCGCTTTCGTTACGATGAACTGGGGGATATTGGTCGTGCCCAGCGGCAGCAGATGCTGATCAAGGCGCTACAGAAGAAACTGGCCAATCCCGTCATGGTGA
Proteins encoded in this window:
- a CDS encoding chlorophyll a/b-binding protein; protein product: MSEPTPDDLTPQFGWSRYAELINGRFAMIGFIALLVLEWVTGQDFFTWLGLR
- a CDS encoding ABC transporter ATP-binding protein; the encoded protein is MTATLRLEGVTRRFAPGVEIGPLSLTVPAGEFWVIVGPSGCGKSTLLRLIAGLEQPTSGDIYIGETCVNGRSGRDRDVAMVFQNYALYPHMTVAENLGFGLKMRGVDPTTRQQRVLQVAKLLGIESLLQRKPRQLSGGQQQRVALGRALARSPQVFLLDEPLSNLDAQLREQTRAELKQLHQQLGITTLYVTHDQVEAMTLGDRIVVLDRGQIQQIGTPAELYGRPANTMVARFFGTPPMNLLPARWDGRRLWIAQQSLSCPHTPHWPLNNEQSLTIGIRPEHLHLGEQGLGAIATLVEPLGREAIVRCRLMDSAQELLWLAPSHQIPQRGDPLQLQVSHLYLFDSTTGAALNSKAS
- the sds gene encoding solanesyl diphosphate synthase; amino-acid sequence: MTSVTSLFSPVEADLCVLTENLKALIGAQHAVLSAAAEHLFAASGKRIRPAIVFLVSRATLPDQGITPRHCRLAEITEMIHTASLFHDDVVDQAQLRRGVPTVNSVFGNRVAIQAGDFLFAQASWYLADLDNLQVVKLLSQVIKDFAEGEIRQGFNRFDTSITLDDYLLKTYYKTASLIANSAKAAAVLSEAPPETIEAMYTYGKNLGLAFQIVDDILDFTRSTAELGKPAGSDLRDGNLTAPVLFALPKAPYLHTLIEREFSEEGDLETALNLVRQSGAIEDARNLAKEYAQAALPALEVLPPSEPRQALSQLTDYVLERLY
- a CDS encoding LCP family protein, whose product is MYQKSRGQRSHPSPWRTLGWIAAFSGVSLVSAFAGMTFVLMSPFQGTSHRRDLSWLEMMARGFQYGMSRPVNLLVLGVDNVLDAPKGSAARFRGRTDTMLLTRFNPENGTITVLSIPRDTRVEIPGYGTGKINAANVYGDVELTVRVVSETLNYTPIDRYIRIDTQAFRELVDLVGGVEVNVPKRMVYTDHTQKLYIDLQPGLQTLNGEQAEGFVRFRYDELGDIGRAQRQQMLIKALQKKLANPVMVTQLPKIYGVLQKYVDTDLTFAELMAIAQFSLRIPPENLRLILLPGHFSGDGYEVSYWLPDYDRIDRVIAAHFRDRPSKAVDPTWKETGTLRIALQNASGSREAARDMADFLAHYGYTNVVIAEDWYQESPETEIIAQQGDLRAAEILRSTLGMGYVSANSTGVLSSDITIRIGRDWAAVLH